In Desulfobacter hydrogenophilus, the genomic stretch TTATACGAATTTTCAATTGTATAACCGCCTTGGGACGACTCAAATTTTCCTAAAATTTTCAAATTTCCGGGCTGTTTTGTCTCTCTTTCATTGTTCATATCTCTTCTTTTGGGGCGGTCAAGGATAATGCCGTTTTTGACAATTCGCATTCCGGTTTTAGAAAAAGGGATACTTGAATTTTTTTTTGTCTTTCCGCCTATATCCGTTAAAACATAACCTGCTCCCCGTGGCCTTACTTCAAGACCGACCTTGGCCAGTTCTCTATGAAAGTCTTGCCAGGTATCAGATTTAATTGCCGCCTGGGCGATAAACTCTTTTGATTCTAAAATAAAGGTCTCAAAGGATTTTAGCCCGGTTTTAGTTTCAAAATCTTTGGCTTTGGAGTTTTCCCGTTTGGGCTCCCGTTGAAAAAATTCTTTTACCTCATGATCCCCGGCTGATTTTTCATAAAAACCAAACCGGTCTTGAAGCTTTTTCTTGGACAAATTTTTATCAAAATCGCTTAATTTTATATGATGACCATCTTTTTGTTTGTGGCCGATTGCAGCCAGAATACAGCCGTTCCCACGCATTTGCACAGTTAGGCCGTAAACGGCAAGTTCTTTGTGCAAGGACTGCCAATCCTTGGCATTGTCAAAGGCCTGCTTAATATCTGCTTGCCGCAGCTTCACGTAATCGCTAAATTGCTGTTCAACACCGATATCAACCTTAAGCTTATATTTTTCCTCCAGGAGCCGGCACGTTTTATCTCGTTTATAATAATCATAGAAAGGATCATGCCGAGTGTATTTTTCCTTATGAATCATATTGTAAGCAACGTGCATATGAGGATTGTCAGTGTTGATATGTATTCCGCAGAGCCGTTGATGGTCTTCAAAACCTAACGCTGCAGCAAATTCTTTTTCAATGTTTTTAAAATCCTCCAGGGAAAGTTTTTTGAAATCTTCGGGATGAAAACTGACTACCATATGATAAGTTTTTTCTTTTTTTGTCCGGGTATTCATTGCCTGGGTTGCTTTAATTTCATCAATGGCCAGATCATAATCCTGCCCCGCATAACAGCCGGCTGTCCATTTTGCAAAGAGCTTTTCTCTTTCATGACCGGCGCCTATATACAGCCCTAAACGCTTTATCTTGTCGTTTTGCGGTTCGCAATGGATTCGTTTTGATATCATGGCATTAAACTGTGATGATGGTACTATGGTCCAAAGACATCAAAAATGTCGGTGTTGCCTGAATATATGGAAGGAAACAGGGCTGCAACCTTACACCATATCCCGAATTTTAGAAATGACCGGCCTAAGCTGCCGCTGCCTGTCTTCAATGTCATGCAACACCTTTCTTATTTCTGAAGGAGGCACTTTTTTAAACCCCTGGGCAAGATAGTATTTAAACAGCCCTCCAAGCCTGCCAAGGTCAGCGTTCACTTTAAGCGCAGATAAAAAAGCTTCTTGATCAAGCCTTGATTCAATCCGCTGGCCATTTAGAATCCGGCGGATATATTCAGAGACAGAAAAACCCGTCTGTTTGGCAAGAAGCTTGATTTGGCAGTATTCTTTTTTCGTTACATAAGCTTTGAGGATGATTTCCCGCTTATCTTTTTTCATGTAAAACCCCTGCGTTTTTTTATATGAAACACCATCAAGAACAACGGTGTTTGCCTGCACCATTATTCCTGATGGTGTTACCTTGTTAATTGGCCCATTCCCAACGGTTTTGTGATATTGCCTCCGTTATCTGAGCTTGTTCGTTTCGTGACTTTGCATAAATCACATAATATTCGTTGCCGTCGTCATCTTGGACCTTTCGGCCTATATTGGAACCGATATAGACTGGTTGTGATTGTGAATATTGTGAGTAGGCGGTGTATTGATTACTGTTCATGGCGGCATAATACTTTAAACAATATGCCGGTAATTCAGGATCAACTGCCATTACCGTATAACCAGAAGAGTGGTTGGAAATAGAACTAAAATTACGTCCCGTTGAAATGACCACTTTGACAAGATTTTTATTTAACTGTTCAACAGTGCAGGAAGAACAATTGTAATCAACGAGGACGTTGATCAAGCTGGACATCCCATCTGCATTTGAATCAGGACATTTTTTCAAAAAAGATTTCCGGGCGTCCCTGGTGTCGGATAATTTCTTTTTTTTGATGCTGAAAAAATAATTTAAAGCAGGGTCACATTCGTCCGGCCTGTCGCCCGAAGACAAGCATAAAATAGATTCGCAAGCCAATTTCTGTTCATTTGTTAATTCATCATCTCCCCATGAGAGAGGCGTTTCTCCTAAAAAAACTATCCAAAAAAGAAAAATCGTAATTGTTGCTGAAAACTTTTTCATTTTAAAATCCTTAGTTTTTGTGTTTCCGATTGAAATCCATAATCGTTTCCTATTTCGGCGATATCCTCAATTTTTCGGCCTTCTTTGGTCCGTTTGATAAAAATCACCAGATCAACCGCCTCTTGGATTAAATCATCCATGGGATTCGGCACAACTTCGGCAATCAGCTGCTGCAGCCGGACCAGTCCTCCGGCACAGGAATTTGCATGAACGGTGCACACGCCTCCCGGGTGACCGGTATTCCACGCCTTTAACAGGTCAAGGGCTTCACCGCCCCTTACTTCACCAACAACGATTCTGTCCGGCCGAAGCCTCATGGTGGCTTTGAGAAGATGCTGCATATTGGTGTTCCGGTTTGTACGCAGCATCACCTTATTTTTTGACAGGCACTGTAGTTCGCTGGTGTCTTCAATAATGACAAGCCGCTCATCACCGGCAATATTTGCCAATTCTGCGAGAATCGCATTTGTCAGGGTTGTCTTGCCGGAACCCGTTCCGCCCACCACCAGGATGTTTTTTTTGTTTGCAATGGCATCACAGATGATTTGTTGCTGATCCGATGACATGATTCCCGACCGCACGTAATTATCCAGGGTAAAGATATTGATCGCCTTTTTGCGGATTGTGAACGTGGGATTGGCCACAACCGGAGGAAACAACCCTTCAAACCGGCTGCCGTCCAGGGGCAGCTCGCCTTCAACAACGGGAGAATCCTTTGTAACGACCGCGCCCAGCATGGACGCAACCTGGCTCAGTATTCCGGAGGCAGAAGATGCAGGAATGGCGGACACTTCCACCATGCCTTTATCAAACGTATCGAGCCATAATTTGCCGTCAGGGTTGAGCATGACTTCAATCACGTTATCATCATCCAGGGCCTGGGTAACAATGGGGCCTAAATTATGTTTCAAACTGTCCAATACAACGCTCATTTTCATTCCTTTCTGATACTTTTTTAAAAAACAAAGAGAGGGGTGATCGTATCCATTATTGAAGATTGAGGTACAAACCCGAGATACCGGCTATCCAACGAGTATTTGGTGTCGCCGATTACAACGAATTGCGCAGAAGGCACGATGCCTGTTTTCGGGGAAAAGGGCGTAATCACCCGGCCTTTGCTGTCTGTATCCGAGGCAGGGGGTAATCGGTATGCCTGCCCTGGTAAAGCAGCCACACGTTTCATTAAAGGTGTATTTTTAACGTACTTGGATACAAGAGGTTGTTGTGCAGCCGTGGGATGAAAAACAACAAAGGAACCTTTGGCAATTGCCCGGGAGGTTTTTAAATATATACCTCGGGGCAGGCTGGCAGAACGATTGATATAACAGTATTGAGATACAAAAAAACAGACCGCAAAAAAGAGACTGCAGAGCAGCAAAATTTTATATTTCATTTTTCGAGACCTCTTGCGCTATGTGATCGGGCGGCGGGATTTTAACCCGCTTTTGAAAGACAGGATCTAAAAAATAGAGTATCTGCTGACCGTATACCGTGTTGTACCCGGCAACGAATATAAGCATATCACCAGGGGTTTTGATTCCCCCTTTTTCGTCTTTGACCGGGCCTTTCAACCGCATGCATTCATCCGGTGTGAGCAATGGTCTTGCAACTTCGCTGACCGATACAGAGGCATTTCCCATGCCGCCTAATCGTTTGCCGGAAACACTGGTCTTTTTGTCCACAACAGTGGTTTTCCCGGTCATATCCGACAACAGTTTTGCGGTTTCTATCTTGTTGGGTGCATATGCAATCCTGACATGGCAGTTCGATGTAATTGATTCATCCCTAGTATAGGCCTCCTGCAGCTGGGATAAATCCTGGACAATGATATAAGCCTTCACGCCGTAACCGGCCATAAACGCCAGGGCCTTTTGCATGATTTCCAACTTGCCCAGGCTGGTGAATTCGTCCAGCATGAGCAACAGCCTGTGTTTATAACTCACTACGGCCTGCCCGTTTTCAAACTCCATTTTCTGGGTGAATTTTCTTAACGCCAGATTGAAAAACACGCGCAGCAGAGGCCTTAACCTGTCCAGGTTGGCAGGGGATACAACCAGGTATAAATCAACAGGAGTTTCAGAATTCATGATATCTGAAATGAAAAAATCAGACTCAGAGGTGTTTTTTGCGACAATGGGATCACGATACAAAGAAAGGTTTGTAACAGCGGTGGATACGACCCCGGATAACTCTCGGTCAGCTTTGATCACAGCTTCACCGGCATAACTGTCAATGGTTGATTGTATGTTGTCTGCCAGATCCGTATCCATATCCGGATACCTGTTTTTTAAAATTTGTGCGTGTTCCTTGTCTATCATGGCATAGAGCAGGTTTTTCACATCCCCCTCATTGTCGCTTTTTGTAATTTCGGCCACGACATCTGCAAGGGTTGCACCCTGCTTTGATACAATGACATGCAAAATTAACCCGGTCAGCAAGGCATACCCGGCCTGGGTAAAATAATCTTTCATGCCCTTACCATCCGGATCACAGATCATTTGTGCAATATTCTGGGCATCCGCAATGGCGTGATTGGTATTAATCCGCACTTCAGCCAAAGGATTCCATTTAGCAAAAGAGAATGTTTCATCGGCAGGATCAAACTTAAGAAGTTTATGATGTAATTCTTTGGATCTATAGCCTGATGTCAATGCGTAATTTTCACCTTTGATGTCCAGGGTTACGCTTGAGCCCGGCCAGGCAAGTAGAGATGGGATAACCAGGCCCACACCTTTACCGGATCGGGTTGGCGCAAATGCTAGAATATGCTCCGGACCGTTATGGATCAGGTATTTGGTTCCCCTGGTCAATGGAAAGCCGCCGACATATACACCTTCTTTGGCATCAAGTCCCATAGCGGCCAACTCTTTTTTCTTTGCCCAGGTTGCGGTGCCGTGCAGATTTAAATTGCCTTTCGGCTTTTTCCTGAGAAGCAGGAAAAAGCCGAAGGCCGTGCTGAGGACAAAAGTACCGAAGATCAAGTCAACCCGGTTACCCACCGGGGTATCTATTATGTATTTGTTCCATTCAAACACCTTCCAGGGAAGGTAATACGTATCAAACGCCGGTCGGCCCAGGTCAGGATGGTATCGTAATGCCTTGGCTACGGTTTGCGTGGCGTAACTCATAAATGCAAAGGCCCACAACAAAAAACAAACCGGGAAAAGAAGCGGATACCTGCTTTTTTTTGCCTTGGCCTGCTTAAGGCCGTATTCTTGTTTTTTCATCGTTCAAGCCCTACGCCTTTATCTTTGGAAAGATATTTGATTTGGGATTTCAACTGACTTTGAACTCGACTCTTACCCATCTTGCACTTGGCCAGGTCATTGAAATCCGTGTACCCAAGCTTTTTTGATTCATCCGTAAATTTGGGGATAATGACTTTAGCACCAACGGCCTTGGCGGCTTTTTCGGCTTTTTTCACACCCACATTGTTTTTTTTGGCGTGGTCATTATCAGCACAAATGAACAACTCAGCCGAGGGCATCAATTCCCGGATTTGTTTGGCCACATTTTCAAGGTTATTTGCATCAAAACAGACCACCGCTGGAAGGTGGCTCACATCATTAAGGGTCTTTCCCGTTGCAAATCCTTCAGCCAGCAGTATGGGTTTTTGTTCGTCGAGTTCGCCTATGGTATAAGCGTTCCCAGATTTTTTCCCGCCGGTCAGAAATTGCTTTTGCCCATCCTCGCCGATGAACTGCAGGGATTCGATTTTGTTGGTTTTAAGATTTTTGGCAGGGACAATCAGCCGGTTGTTTTTATCAACCCGGTATCCTTTGTCGCCATTGATCTTTTTATCTGTAAGGTATGGGTGGGACGTGGTTTTTTCGGCATTAATGTAAATGCCGAACGCTTTTTTAGCTGCTGCGGCGTGATCCTGGTCCCGCTCGGCTGCCCGTGCTTGTTTATTTCCTGATGTAATGACTGTTTTACCGAGTTCTCCTTCATATTTGAAATTGGCTTTTTCCCCGGTTTTATGATTTTGAATGAACCCCGCAGGCCTGCCGTCGGGATAAAGCGTATATGCCCCGGATTTTTTACCGCCCTTATCTCCTTCAACCGCTACACGGTGCAGCTTGCCGTCCGCCTGGGGGCTGTCAATTTTCAGGCCAAGTCTGGAAGCCTGATCCTGGAATTGAGCAGTTACTTTGTTCATGTCAAGACTATCCTGGGCAGGTTCGAGCCATTTTTTAAAAGGGGCCTGGTCAATTTCAGATTCAACAAACCAGGATTTTTCCTGTTTATCCCATTTTGCACCCAGGGCCTTGGCTTCATCTTTCTCTGAATACGGCACGTTGATATACATCCTGGATAATGCCGGATCTCTTTTTTCGATTTGCGAATTTTTGGATAGTTTCGGGGCAGGGGAGGGCACCTGGGGAGATGGAACAGATTTGGACTTTTTTTCAAGGGAAGGGGCGATATTCTTCAGATAGGTTACTATTTCACGCTGGGAATCATCCAGTTCCTTGTTAAAAGCTGATAACGGATCACTTTTATAGTGCTCGGGCATTAAATCATCAAACAAATCGGGATTGCCCATGGCCACAGTTATTTTTTCCGTATACGAAAACAAATCTTTGTGATCAATACGGTATTTATCGGCTTTCGCCTGTAATCGTTCCGCTTCTTTTTGTGTTGCTTTACCTTTCTCTAAATCAGGCCCCATCAGGTATTCAACGATTTTTTCAGCGTCTTTCATTGCAAACCCGAGTTCTTTTGCCCGATCTTCCGGCTTTATGGCTTTCAGCCAGGACGAAACATACGCTTTATTGCTCTCTTTGGATTCGGCAGAATAGCCAATGCCAATTTGAGAACACACCAGCCAGCTTGATATTTCCGCCCTTAATTCTTCCTTGGCCCTGGAATCCTTATCCGCATAGTCAACGCCCCTGTCCAGCATTGATTTATGGGCTGTAGCATGGGACAGTTCATGAAATATTGTGGAATAATATTTTGACTTATCGTCAAATTGTGACTTGTCCGGCGTTTCAATGGAATGGGTTAAAAAATTATAAAACGCCTTATCAAGCTGACTCCCTGTGATTTCCACATTGGCAGATGCTATCAGCTTTTCTGCTTTATCTTCCGGCTTCCAGGCAGGCTCCGGGTGCCTGTATGGTTCCACTCCTTCAATCTGGGTGGCATTAAAAACAGAAAAAGTTTTGAAAATAGGTTTATTGACCTTAGTTATTTTCTCTTCACCGTTTTCATCTAGGATGGGCTTTCCTTTATCATCAAGCTCTTTTTCCAATCTGGCAGGCGAGTAAAAAAATCCTTTGGAGGCTTTTTGCCCTTTTTTGACAAAACAATTCATATCTTTCGCCTGGTTGAACGTCATCCACCTGGGGTCATTGTAGCCGCTCATTGCCAGGTTAATCAGGTTTACACCTTTATAATTCTGGTCCGTGGTTAAATTTTTAGGCAATTCTAACAACAGACCTTCTTCCCACGGTTTCTGCCAGGGCGCATCGCCTTTTTCAATGGCCTCTAAAACCCTTTTGGAAAAATCATTGAGCTGGTCTTGATATTTACTCATAATTCAACCCCTCATTCTCTAACTGTACTTTTTGCATTCTGGCTAATTCTTCAGCAGAAATTTTGATAAGGCCAAAGGATTCTTCCGCATATTCGGCAACATCCCCCGGGATATCGTCAGAATCAAAATCAAGGGTATCCAGTTGTCTTTTCAGCCAGGCGATGTACTCATCAACGGTCATGTTGCGTTTCATTGCAAAGTATTCAAAATCCATTATTATTCTCCTTCTTTTCTGTGAACTGGGGCTTGCCGTTATCGTCAAAATACGTTTGTTTACATTTGGGAAAGCCGGAGCATCCCCACCAATAATTATTCTTGCCTCCTTTTCCTTTTTTCTTTGATTCCCGTTTCACAAGCGGTTTGCCGCAGGCCCGGCACTTGTGTTCTGATAATTCTATTTTTTTCTTTGGTGTTAAATCCGGCTTGCCGTTTTTATCATTGAGGAATACAGGCTTGGCATGTCCATCCTGGTTGAAGCATGCCCAATACCACGCCCCTTTTTTGCTTTTTTGCCTGTGTAACGGCCGGTCGCATTCCGGGCAAAGATGGGTTCCCGGTAAAGGGTCTAATTGAAGATCAAATATTGCTTTGACAAGTTCCGGGACCTGGGTGGTTTGATCCGTCATAAATGCGGACAGGCTTTCGTTACCGTCAACGATGCCAGAAAGCCTTGATTCCCATTGTGCCGTTGTCACGGGATCAGTGAGTACTTCAGGGGCCATTTTGACCAGCTGCCGGCCAAGATCAGTGGAAATGATCTTCTTTTTCTGGAGTTCTATCAGCTGCCGGGCTTTTAATGTTTCGATGATCCCGGCCCTGGTCGCTTCAGTTCCGATGCCTTCATTTTCTTTTAAAGTCTTTTTGGCTTCGGTATCTTCGATAAACCTGTGGATATTTGCCATAGCCTCAATGAGGGTGCCTTCGGTGAATCTTGCGGGTGGTTTGGTTTTTTGGGATTTAATATCAACCTGGCCTGCGGTTATACCGTCGTTCTGGTGAACCTCTGGCAAAATTTGATCTTCTGCGGTTTCATCCTCTTGTTCCCTGATGAAGGCTGTCCAGCCAGAATTTAGTATATTTCTGCCCGTTGATTTCCAGACAGTATGATTGATCCCGGTCAGAATTTTCTGCGCTTCATATTCCATGGCTGCATAAAACTGAATACAAAAGATTTGGGCAATCATACGGTACAGGGCAGATTCATCAGCTGACAGGTTAGAAGGCGTTTCACCCGTAGGGATAATGGCATGATGGGCAGTTACTTTTTTCGTATTGTATGCAGCGCTTTTGATAGAACAATCCGTATTCCCGGCAATTTGTTCAAATCCGGAAACGTTTGCCAGGGCTGCAAGCACACTGTCTGCTTCATCAAATTGCTCTTCCGGCAGGTACCGGCAATCTGAGCGGGGATATGTTGTCAGCTTTTTTTCATAAAGTGCCTGGGCCACATCAAGCACTTGTTTTGCTCCCATACCGAGTTTTGAAGATGCAGCTTTTTGTAAAGAGGACAGGCAATGGGGTAACGGCGGATTCTTTTTCTTTTTTTCTTTGTAGGCTTCAAGAATTTTACCCGCCTGGCTGCTTACCTCTTTTTTGAGCCGATAGGCTTCATCAGGATTGATTAAACGGCCCTGGTCATCCAGCCCTTTTTGTGTGTCAAGGGGTTGAAACGTACCGGTGAAAGAACCTGCTTCATGAATAATTTCAACATGCAGGGTGAAATACGGATGAGGTTTGAAGTTTTCAATAGCCAGGTCCCGGTTGACCACCAGGGCAAGGGTAGGGGTCTGGACCCGGCCAAGGGATAGCACGCCCTGGCTGCCGGCATCGCGACCTTTGAGGGTCATGGCCCGGGTGCAGTTCATGCCTACCAGCCAGTCTGCCTGGGCTCTGGCCCTGGCGGCATCACGCAGGCCGGTATAGTCACTATTGTCGGTCATGGAGGTCAGGGCTTTTTTAACTGATTTATCATCCAGGGCCGCAAGCCAGATACGTTCACAAAAACCGGCATAGTCGTGGTATTCCAACACTTCATCAACAAGAAGCTGCCCTTCTCTGTCCGGGTCCCCTGCATTGACGACCATTTCAGCATCCCGTAGCAGCTTACCTATGATCTTCATTTGTACGACAGCATCTTTTCTGACCGAGGCGTTAAAGGTGCCCGGTAAAATGGGCAGTTCCTCTTTTCTCCAAACCTTGTACTTTTCGTCGTATGCTTCGGGCTGGTCCATTTCCAACAGGTGGCCGAAGCACCAAGTAACGACATCTTGGCCGCATTCTATATAACCGTTCCTTTTTTCCACATTCCCCAGGCCTGCAGCAATGGCCCGGCCAAGAGATGGTTTTTCTGCTATGAAAAGTCTCATGATTTCTTTCTCCTTAATTGTTTCTTGTGAGTTTTAATTTTCATTTCAGCCTCTGCCCGCCCTTCAAGAAACCCGGCATACCAGCTTACAACCTCTGTGTTTTCCGGTTGGGACTCCTGTTTCCGGAGCCCCTCCTCATAGCCTTCTTGCCAGGATTTTTTATCAATTTTCATAATTTGCCTTCATACGGCTCGCTGAACTCTAAATCTTTAACCGCTATGATGTTCAGGCGATAACCAGGCCGGATGGTTAAGGTGGGGGACATATTCATATGTTTTTCAAGCAGGGCCATGGTTGTTTGCCCCATCTGATCGGCCAAGGCCGTTCCCATGGATTCATTGAGCGTTGTTGTTTCGTCACTGTTATCGCTGTCCAAGGTGTTCATGGCATAAGCAGTGCCGCCGGTGACAAGGCTCATTAGCAGGGCATGACCATAAATCCTGAAATAGTGGTTATTCACCTTGTCTTTCAGGCCGGTGTAACCCAGCTGGTCCCCGCCGGGCATATCCTTCAAGGTCATTGTCCGGCCATCAGGAAAGATTAATCGCTGCCAGACGACGAATACCCGTTCCTGGCCCATAATTATGTTGTTCTGATATTGGCCAAAGGCTTTGGTGCCCTGGGGGATGAGTAGGTTATAACCGGTTGCGGTATCCCAGACATTTTGACTGACCTGACCGCTGATATAGCCGGGCAAAGTTGAATCAATCCCGGTGATCAGCACCACAGGTATAATGGCCCCGGTTTTAATGGATAACGCATTGGTATCCTGATCCATGGAATAACCGTTATCCCACATTGAATCATCATTGCTTTCGGTTTGAGCTGATATGGATAAACCAGTTGTCGTTGTTACTGATGCTATGGATCGTGAATCGGCACCCCCAAGGCCAAGCCTTGCTTTAGCGTTTGCAAGTTCACTGTTTAAAGCGGACAATCTTGCTGAAGTTCCAGATTGCCCGCCGGTTTGGTCAGAAATACCAGAAGAGGCGCTGACAATCATTGAGGCGTTTTTTTTGTAAACAACCGGATTGGATTCCAAAGCCTGGCGTTGCTTTTCAAATCGGTACTGCAGAACGGTGACAAGCTGTTTTTGCCGCTGCTTATCTAAAGCGGCTTTTACAGGGTCCTGGGGAGGGGGATTCGCGCGTACAACCTCAATGGGCTCAAGGGCCTTTTGATCCCCCTTTTTCCCCTGGGTGTTCATATCGGTTTCAGACGCAAGGCCTTTGCGTTGTTTAGGGGCTTTGGGCAGATTAAGCCCTTCTTCATCTGTGGATACGGATGACTGCTGGGGTTCTATCAACAGGGTTTCCTGATCCTGATCCCCGTTTCTATTCTTTCTTTTATCTTCATCAAAGATTGAAAAAAGCAGCAGCAATACAATGATGGCAATGAACAGAAACAGCACTAAGATAGGCTTTTTGCTCAACACCGTTGTCATTACGCCCGGCCTTTGCAGCCCCCGTGGTGCACTCATTTTTTAACCTCGCGTTGGGTATAATTGTCTGCCAGGTTATATCCCGGCATGCGGAACATCCGGCTGAAACTGAATCCGTCACTGCTTTTAAGGTGGACGTATCCGGTGCCGGGATTTTGCGATAACACGTCAATGACATAGCAGATCTTGACAGCGCTCTGGGTCTGACTGATTGTATAACCGGCTCGTCTGGCCTGTTTTTCAATCAGTTCGTCAAAGGTTTTATTGCCGCTTTTAAGAAGCGTTATCGTGGTTTTTGCCGGTGGATATTGCAGGATCAGGCGGCTGATGATTTCATCACAAATCAGTAACGGCGGCTCAGAATCAATCGATACCCATGATCCTTTAGAAGAAAGATGGGTGCAGGAAAAACAGGTTAACGCCAGAAAAAAAAGAAGGGTCAGTCTGGTAAGCGGTTTCATTTTTTCGCCTCCAGCCGGGTCAGGGTTAATTCTTCCTTATCCTTGCCCACACCAAGGATTAAATAGCCTTGGTCAAAAATCCGGTCTACAATAAAACAGTTATTTTTAACCCGGCAGTTTACAAGACCTTTACCCGCCGCGGTTTTGACCATGAACATGGGCATTTCCTGCAATTTTGGCAGCTTGATATACGTTTTAACGCCGTTGTCAAAAACCTGCAGCGGTCTCCAGCCGGCATTTCCGGATATTTCATAATCAAAGTTTAAATTGGTAATATCAAAACCATCAGGAGTGGTCCTTTTCTCTTTTTCTTTGATTTCTTTTTCCCGGGCCGCTTTGGTGATTGCGATATGGTCCTGGGGATAGATGAAGCCTGTATACAGCATGTGTTTACTGCGGTCGGACTTGAGATTGATATGATAAACCCGCCGGTCAGTGGTGATCACTGCTGTGGTAGTGAGTCCGGAATCCAGGGCTTTGAAAACAACGTGACTTGTGCTGATATCGCCGCTACCGGAAAACACGATTTCTGCATACCATCGCGCGTTATCGCCCAGGACCATAGAATTGATTACTTCTCCGGGCTGCAATTCCAGATCAGCCACTTTATACGGTGTAACAATAATGGTTGGATTTGAATGTCCATAAACAAAACAGTTCATGCCGTTTCTTGTGGTGATGGGGTCCAGGGTGTTTTTTTGCCATCTTGACTGCAAGGCTAAAGGCTTTCTTTCTTTGCTGACCAATCTGGCTGATACGGGGCTTACAAAATCCGCAGCCCGGCATGTCGTCAAACCGGCAAAGAATACTGCTATTGCGATTGTAATTAGTTTTTTCATGGGTTAAACTCCTATTGTATCTTTTTGCTGTGGCTGATTTGCGACACATATATGCCGCTGGCATTGTTGATAATTTCTTGTTGTGTTTCTGGAATCTTGCGTTTGATGATAAGGTTTGCTTGATAGGTTGTCCGGGATCGTTCAACGCCTTTATGTGTGCGCTCTATCTCTGTCCATTCCACCAGCCATGTTTCTCCGCTGACATACAGAGGCAGGGCCAAAATCCGCACTTCTACCAATTTTTCTTCGCTGGAAATGTATGGATTATTGTCTGCATACCATTTAGCCAGGATTCTTTTTGCAGCACCAATTGACATGAAACTGGATTGCTTGATGTATTTTTCCTGCAGGGCGATATCAGCCGTGACCGTCCGCCAGGCCGTGATAAACTGGCCCAGGCTGTATTGAATCATCTCCTGGCTGGTCTCAAGTTTTTTGGCCATATGTCCGCCGCTGATCCGCCCGGCCCGGTCAACTTCAACCATGTACGGGATCACTTTTTGTTGTCTAAGCTGTATGATATTGCCGGCACCAAGCAAGATAGCTACAACCGAAACAAGCAGGGCTAACCACCGCCAAAGGTTTCTTTCCTTGATGAAAGATCCGAATACTTCAGCCCATGCCTGCCGTCCGGCGAGATAATGGTTTTGAATTCCTTT encodes the following:
- a CDS encoding conjugal transfer protein TrbH, which translates into the protein MKPLTRLTLLFFLALTCFSCTHLSSKGSWVSIDSEPPLLICDEIISRLILQYPPAKTTITLLKSGNKTFDELIEKQARRAGYTISQTQSAVKICYVIDVLSQNPGTGYVHLKSSDGFSFSRMFRMPGYNLADNYTQREVKK
- a CDS encoding DNA topoisomerase 3 → MRLFIAEKPSLGRAIAAGLGNVEKRNGYIECGQDVVTWCFGHLLEMDQPEAYDEKYKVWRKEELPILPGTFNASVRKDAVVQMKIIGKLLRDAEMVVNAGDPDREGQLLVDEVLEYHDYAGFCERIWLAALDDKSVKKALTSMTDNSDYTGLRDAARARAQADWLVGMNCTRAMTLKGRDAGSQGVLSLGRVQTPTLALVVNRDLAIENFKPHPYFTLHVEIIHEAGSFTGTFQPLDTQKGLDDQGRLINPDEAYRLKKEVSSQAGKILEAYKEKKKKNPPLPHCLSSLQKAASSKLGMGAKQVLDVAQALYEKKLTTYPRSDCRYLPEEQFDEADSVLAALANVSGFEQIAGNTDCSIKSAAYNTKKVTAHHAIIPTGETPSNLSADESALYRMIAQIFCIQFYAAMEYEAQKILTGINHTVWKSTGRNILNSGWTAFIREQEDETAEDQILPEVHQNDGITAGQVDIKSQKTKPPARFTEGTLIEAMANIHRFIEDTEAKKTLKENEGIGTEATRAGIIETLKARQLIELQKKKIISTDLGRQLVKMAPEVLTDPVTTAQWESRLSGIVDGNESLSAFMTDQTTQVPELVKAIFDLQLDPLPGTHLCPECDRPLHRQKSKKGAWYWACFNQDGHAKPVFLNDKNGKPDLTPKKKIELSEHKCRACGKPLVKRESKKKGKGGKNNYWWGCSGFPKCKQTYFDDNGKPQFTEKKENNNGF
- a CDS encoding TrbI/VirB10 family protein, with the translated sequence MSAPRGLQRPGVMTTVLSKKPILVLFLFIAIIVLLLLFSIFDEDKRKNRNGDQDQETLLIEPQQSSVSTDEEGLNLPKAPKQRKGLASETDMNTQGKKGDQKALEPIEVVRANPPPQDPVKAALDKQRQKQLVTVLQYRFEKQRQALESNPVVYKKNASMIVSASSGISDQTGGQSGTSARLSALNSELANAKARLGLGGADSRSIASVTTTTGLSISAQTESNDDSMWDNGYSMDQDTNALSIKTGAIIPVVLITGIDSTLPGYISGQVSQNVWDTATGYNLLIPQGTKAFGQYQNNIIMGQERVFVVWQRLIFPDGRTMTLKDMPGGDQLGYTGLKDKVNNHYFRIYGHALLMSLVTGGTAYAMNTLDSDNSDETTTLNESMGTALADQMGQTTMALLEKHMNMSPTLTIRPGYRLNIIAVKDLEFSEPYEGKL
- a CDS encoding ArdC-like ssDNA-binding domain-containing protein codes for the protein MSKYQDQLNDFSKRVLEAIEKGDAPWQKPWEEGLLLELPKNLTTDQNYKGVNLINLAMSGYNDPRWMTFNQAKDMNCFVKKGQKASKGFFYSPARLEKELDDKGKPILDENGEEKITKVNKPIFKTFSVFNATQIEGVEPYRHPEPAWKPEDKAEKLIASANVEITGSQLDKAFYNFLTHSIETPDKSQFDDKSKYYSTIFHELSHATAHKSMLDRGVDYADKDSRAKEELRAEISSWLVCSQIGIGYSAESKESNKAYVSSWLKAIKPEDRAKELGFAMKDAEKIVEYLMGPDLEKGKATQKEAERLQAKADKYRIDHKDLFSYTEKITVAMGNPDLFDDLMPEHYKSDPLSAFNKELDDSQREIVTYLKNIAPSLEKKSKSVPSPQVPSPAPKLSKNSQIEKRDPALSRMYINVPYSEKDEAKALGAKWDKQEKSWFVESEIDQAPFKKWLEPAQDSLDMNKVTAQFQDQASRLGLKIDSPQADGKLHRVAVEGDKGGKKSGAYTLYPDGRPAGFIQNHKTGEKANFKYEGELGKTVITSGNKQARAAERDQDHAAAAKKAFGIYINAEKTTSHPYLTDKKINGDKGYRVDKNNRLIVPAKNLKTNKIESLQFIGEDGQKQFLTGGKKSGNAYTIGELDEQKPILLAEGFATGKTLNDVSHLPAVVCFDANNLENVAKQIRELMPSAELFICADNDHAKKNNVGVKKAEKAAKAVGAKVIIPKFTDESKKLGYTDFNDLAKCKMGKSRVQSQLKSQIKYLSKDKGVGLER